GTCTTAGCGTGTGCTCCTTACCGTCTTAGCGTGTGCTCCTTACCGTCTTAGCGTGTGCTCCTTACAGTCTTTGTACGTGTTCCTAACAATTAAGAACGTGGTTGCAATATAAACACTAGTCATTCTGAGAATTGTCATGAATGTTGCTGAATCCTTCACAAATACGTGTGTAATACTTATCCTGGGGAATATTACTGGATATTGCTACGGCTAGGATACTTTAAGGAATACACCTTGGCGTCAAGTGATTGGTTACTGATATTCAAAAGAATAAAATGctcaataaaaacaataaactgAAGACTAGAAGTTGAACCCATCTGATCTCTTGTATACACAAAGCTATGACTTGGTCATTGCTGAAAGCGAAACAGTTTCATAGTCTACCTGATAGTGTTATGGACTCTCTAAGGCTGAATTATTTGGAGGCTAACTCCATTACGAGACCACCTGCTTTTTAATATGGCGAGTCAGATACTGGCTGAGGGCTGCGGGTGAGTGAGTGCTGGTGTATGAGTGATCTTCATCCCTTAGGGCCTGCTCTTCAATATGAGTAGTTGTATCTTGTGTATGATTTATCGGTGTATAACCATTAGTGTCCATGATATCCCCATCAGCTTGTTCCTTGATATGAGTAGTTGGATCCTGTATATGACCTCTAGGCCGATGTTCGTTGGTGTCTGAGAGATCTCCATCACTCAGGGCTTGTTGCCGGATATGAGTAGTTAGATCTCGTATATGACCTCCAGGCCGATGTTCGTTGGTGTCTGAGAGATCTCCATCACTCCGGGCTTGTTGCCGGATATGAGTAGTTAGATCCTGTATATGACCTGTAGGCCGATGTTCGTTGGTGTCTGAGAGATCTCCATCACTCGGGGCTTGTTGCCGGATATGAGTAGTTAGATCTCGTATATGACCTCCAGGCCGATGTTCGTTGGTGTCTGAGAGATCTCCATCACTCAGGGCTTGTTGCCGGATATGAGTAGTTAGATCTCGTATATGACCTCTAGGCCGATGTTCGTTGGTGTCTGAGAGATCTCCATCACTCGGGGCTTGTTGCCGGATATGAGTAGTTAGATCTCGTATATGACCTGTAGGCCGATGTTCGTTGGTGTCTGAGAGATCTCCATCACTCAGGGCTTGTTGCCGGATATGAGTAGTTAGATCCTGTATATGACCTGTAGGCCGATGTTCGTTGGTGTCTGAGAGATCTCCATCACTCGGGGCTTGTTGCCGGATATGAGTAGTTAGATCCTGTATATGACCTGTAGGCCGATGTTCGTTGGTGTCTGAGAGATCTCCATCACTCGGGGCTTGTTGCCGGATATGAGTAGTTGGATCCTGTATATGACCTGTAGGCCGATGTTCGTTGGTGTCTGAGAGATCTCCATCACTCGGGGCTTGTTGCCGGATATGAGTAGTTGCATCCTGTATATGAGCTGTAGGCCGATGTTCGTTGGTGTCTGAGAGATCTCCATCACTCGGGGCTTGTTGCCGGATATGAGTAGTTGCATCCTGTATATGAGCTGTAGGCCGATGTTCGTTGGTGTCTGAGAGATCTCCATCACTCGGGGCTTGTTGCCGGATATGAGTAGTTGGATCCTGTATATGAGCTGTAGGCCGATGTTCGTTGGTGTCTGAGAGATCTCCATCATAAGAGATTAGTTCCTCCTTAATATGAGTAGTCAGATCTTGTGTCTGATCTGTAGGTGTACACATGTTGGAGTCTGTATAATCTTCATCACTTGCGGCTTTTTCCTTCTTAATACAAGTTAGTTTTTGTTGTGCTTGATCTTTTTGATACTTAAATCCCATTTCATTCAGCCGATTTCTTACAGTTCTGTCACAGACATTGACTCCTGATTCGGCCCATTGGTTTTTCATTTCTCTGGCTGTACATTTCCTATTTCCCAGACATATAGCTTTCAGTTTCTTATCCTGAAGCTTTGATGTCTTCCTCGGTCGCCCCGTATGCTTTCCTTTAATAACCTTcccattttttttatacttgcaCCAGATTTTGCACACAGCCGACTGGGAGCAACCAACATCTTTGGCCACACTGCGTGTTGGTTTTCCATCTTGGACAAGTTTTATGATCCTTTCCATTGTTTCGATTGACATCTCTCGTGTTGGGGCCATGTTCCCTGGCAGTGGCCACCTCCAGGCTCGCTGGGTTTCCTGATCCACTACAGACTACTTTGTGATTCCATAATTTATTTTCTGATCtggaaaaatattaaaataatttaattTCATGTGTTTGAGGTCTAATTATAATGAAGCAAGAAGGTAATTAACTTATTAAGCCTCGTTTTGTGTCATATCCGTGTTTTGTGGACTTTATACGATTTATGGGAAATTTAAATCAGGATTCCCTCAAAAATTCTGATATATACTGCGGTGTACCTGcagtgcagtgatatagtataatAGACCAGATGTAGTCtagttagggatgagcgaacttttgaaaagttcggttcgatctggcgaactttcgtgaagttcggattcgtacgaaacgaacctaaaacgaaccttgcaataatggctgaataattgcagctacaatagtgcgaGTCTTATAGGGTAGagtagttttgtttagttgcagttgctattacaatgaaaaaagtggaaaaaatcaaagtgcaaaaatagtgaaaaaaaatttgccaaggtgtaagtgattagacgggacataggacacaaaattccttggacccagtagggctgaaaacagacatttgacagtggaaccagcagcagtaatagtactgtattggacccagtatggttgagaacagacaattgacggaggatgttcagccttggagtggtggcctgggaatcctcactgatgatgttgttcaccacactttcaagaacacagacgagtgggatgatgttgttgatcccatattcatgcctgctcacaaacagttgtcctcaaaagggatcagcaattggcaggacatgttcgcagAAACCTGTgtactatgaggtttatcacatgtgccatacaaggtgtatgactcggccccccctgctgcactgcagagacaatgttcctcccattgtcggctacaacacttcccaccgttagttgaccttggctcagccattcatatatctcctccctgatggtctggaggagctcctgcccactgtggctccgttcacccaggctcacaaaatggaggacagcctgagagtgtCGGGCCTGACatggttggtaagacaccggggcaggttggactgcagtcaaagcggcggatggttgcaagctggtggaggcaaaactggtgcagaactggccccctaaagcaccggggaggtgacagtggcagaatgggctaactttctggtggtcttctgggggaatgctgacccaatgggcagtaacagacatgtactgcccctgcccataattaaaggagcagacatcagcactggggtgcacggtcttggacaccaagatgcccaatgagtcgccaacatttttcttcaaaactgtgcagtgatgggacagccgatgggactttttttttcaaggatAGTGATGGGACTTTtgtttggactgtttttttttgttttttttttgcggctaaactattttttgaacctttattgtaaagatatgaactgagattttcccttaataaattcgataagctgaacactgaagttgctttcatgtgtcttggttgatcctcacagacagctgtcacattacatttttgattaggcatcacccaggtatatctgagaagactaatttaaggtctcaccctaacaggggtgacgtcacacatcttgatattcacagaagaccaggatacaagggattataggagtaataatcccttgtatcctggtctattctgtgaaaaatgtacaattttgcgtcgccgttatttttaccagattcgtaacgaactttctcaaagttcggttcggtgccaaaccgaactttttgcaaagttcgtaacgaatctggttcataacgattcggttcgctcatccctaagtcTAGTAGTGGAGATGATTggtctctattagagatgagcgagtagtgaaatattcgacttttgagaattcgaatcaaataggcaccaagattcgactattcgaacgaatattcagttccattatagtctatgagaaaaaaaattcttggcaCTTGGAGCTCCCCaaatcccccatgaaacctccctagacgatgccaacacctccggaatgacactgggacatcagcgtgcgcccgcatcagagcttcccatagccagagccgcttgcttcactgtgtgaactgacaggtctttctgcggccggaattcactgaattccggccgcagaaaactgacatgtcagttttttccggcgccgcatgggaacccggccggagtgcatacgatgtgtgtacgctccggccgggatcccattgaaaataaggcattgttccgtTCTGCgccgagaactacagccgtagttttacgtagtgtgaacatagccttaagctgtacgGACGCTAggctgcagcagagcagagattaggagaGGTAGAAAAATGTCCAGGAGATCGGCCCCTTCTGGCGATGAAGAGCTGAAGCTCATGGTCCAAATCATGGACCAAATGGATTATGGGCTAGAACGTGTCCCTGTCACTAACCCCAATACACATAAAAGGCGGATAATAAGGAAGGTGGTACGTGCTCTCCAGCAAGATCTCAACAAGAGAAGGACCCCCATccaaatccaaaaaaatggtCGGATCTGAAATATAAGAGTCCCCGGAACGTGCAGAGATACGGCACGGTGAGTAATATGCTGTGAGACTGctcggcagtggcgtagctacaatgaaggcagggaaggcgactgctatggggcccctgcaggaagggggcccgaggaagcctgccctgccttcatggtaggtaccccgctcccccaggggtccagagaggaagagggacccccactgcactgttcagccccctcactgtagtgccgggtgagcgggctgaacagaggagcaggacctgccagacggcacaggagagggatgaaggacctttgggtcacatgacccaacttctatgtgaagatcagcctggactacaggaggaggaggggggaagcctgggagctgtaagtgctgtgtatgtgtgtcagtgagtgtatatatgtatctgtgggtatatgtatatgtcagtgtgtgtatatatgtatctgtgtatatatttatatgtcagtgtgtgtatatatgtatctgtgggtatatgtatatgtcagtgtgtgtatatatgtatctgtgtatatatttatatgtcagtgtgtgtatatatgtatctgtgggtatatgtatatgtcagtgtgtgtatatatgtatctgtgtatatatttatatgtcagtgtgtgtatatatgtatctgtgggtatatgtatatgtcagtgtgtgtatatatgtatctgtgtatatatttatatgtcagtgtgtgtatatatgtatctgtgggtatatgtatatgtcagtgtgtgtatatatgtatctgtgtatatatttatatgtcagtgtgtgtatatatgtatctgtgggtatatgtatatgtcagtgtgtgtatatatgtatctgtgggtatatgtatatgtcagtgtgtgtatatatgtatctgtgggtatatatgtatatgtcagtgtgtgtatatatgtatctgtgtgtatatgtatatgtcagtgtgtgtatatatgtatctgtgggtatatgtatatgtcagtgtgtgtgtatatatgtatctgtgggtatatgtatatgtcagtgtgtgtgtatatatgtatctgtgggtatatgtatatgtcagtgtgtgtatatatgtatctgtgggtatatgtatatgtcagtgtgtgtatatatgtatctgtgggtatatgtatatgtcagtgtgtgtatatatgtatctgtgtatatatttatatgtcagtgtgtgtatatatgtatctgtgggtatatgtatatgtcagtgtgtgtatatatgtatctgtgggtatatgtatatgtcagtgtgtgtatatatgtatctgtgggtatatatgtatatgtcagtgtgtgtatatatgtatctgtgtgtatatgtatatgtcagtgtgtgtatatatgtatctgtgtatatatttatatgtcagtatgtgtatgtatctgtggctatatgtgtgtgtgtgtgtgtgtatatgtcagcaatgtctgtagcactggtgtatatatgtgtgtttgtgtatgtcagtagtgtctcaagtctCAGGTTTGCtcctaaagatgttctgcagcagcttctattaatgttgggctctaataaaagaacccaccactaatatctgctgcattttcttttatttccggttgagtatttcttatgacactgagatgatttccctgtgtacagtctattcatggtgtatacatcagcactagtgtcatcacattacagcgtatatatgtgtgtatgtcagtggcgtatctgtatatacgttaatggtgcctctgtgtgtgtatatgtgcgtcattgtctgtgtttggcgggggggggggggggggggcgtacaggattcatggggccccatacagttttttgctatggggccccatgaatcctagctacgcccctgctgatcgggggatgtgtaatatactgggatctgctactgggatgtgtaatatactggagttcagatactgggatgtgtaatatactggagttgtgatactggggtgtgtaatatactggagtagtgatactgggatgtgtaatatactggagttcagatactgggatgtgtaatatactggagttgtgatactggggtgtgtaatatactggagtagtgatactgggatctgtaatatactggattcctgagactggaatatgtaatatactggagtcctgatactgggatgtgtaatatactggagtagtgatactgggatgtgtaatatactggagttgtgatactgggatgtgtaatatactggattcctgagactggaatatgtaatatactggagttgtgatactgggatgtgtaatatactggagtagtgatactgggatgtgtaatatactggagtagtgatactgggatgtgtaatatactggagtagtgatactggggtgtgtaatatactggagttgtgatactgggatgtgtaatatactggattcctgagactggaatatgtaatatactggagttgtgatactgggatgtgtaatatactggagtagtgatactgggatgtgtaatatactggagttgtgatactgggatgtgtaatatactggagtgatactgggatgtgtaatatactggattcctgagactggaatgtgtaatatactggagtagtgatactgggatgtgtaatatactggagttgtgatactgggatgtgtaatatactggagttgtgatactggggtgtgtaatatactggagtagtgatactgggatgtgtaatatactggagttgtgatactggggtgtgtaatatactggagtagtgatactgggatgtgtaatatactggagttgtgatactgggatgtgtaatatactggagttgtgatactgggatgtgtaatatactggattcctgagactggaatatgtaatatactgggatctgctattggggtgtgtaatatactggggactttCACGACCCTTTTACTTTGTACCCACAGAACCCCCACCCTATTGCCCACATATATGATATGTTCCCTCCACCGGTCATGTGCAGCCACAGCATATGGTCTCCTCTCATAATAGAAGGATTGAGCAGTTTTTAGGAATAAAATAGtctaggatgatgatgatgatgtctatACCTAATGGAAGAACGAAGGCGGCGGCGCAGCAGAATGGCAGCTGTTCGGCCCACAGCGGATGAAAGTCGGGAGTTGGGACCGTCTTGTAAGTGTAAACATTTGCatgtatatataggctatgttcacacaatgtaacaggACTTGCAGCCGGTCTCGGACTGGGGAACCTTGAGCCCACCAggaaatattttattctaggggcccaccctacatacaccagatatacccagcgccaaacctGTCACATtgctatagtgactttgcacagtgctatGTATGTGACCGGCAATTCCTGCTCACTGTTactaactggtcagacactccaGGGATGGGAAAGgccgctggttgacctcagggagatcaaccaaaacaccgcagagacaccatcacgtgtctcaacgtcagtgtattctagaacattgctccagggatggggacctggacagccgaggcatgatgggagttgtagttttgcaattgatGTAGagttgaaggttccccatccctgctctatgcacaCAGCACAGCCGCCCACTTAAGTTTCTTAAAAGGTGAAGTGcaatgaaactaactgggggattatatgtcatcctgaagctgctaaaccgGGATACAGGGACATGTGctcggagggagaagaggagagccgCCAATACGGGGGAGCGTGTGAcaggtctttgtttttatttatttgttttggatAGTTTATACACCACCAAGGACAGCCCCTCCCACACCGCCACCACTGAGAAGCCCCGCCCCTCTGACCCCATCGCCAGCAAGGACACCATCTCCCCAGAGGACGCCTCCAGCATCGAGCTCCTCTTGGTAGGTAAAATAACATGTGATACTGATTGAATTTCTTTCTAGAAAacattggctaattttttttagcTCCGACCCTCAGGGACTGTCTGGCCGTTTTTCCCCAGAGCCAACGGAAGCACGGCCCTTATAAGCGAGCTGTAAGAACCTTCCCCTAATCCTCCAAACTTCTCTAGCATATAGTAAGGGCAGAAACCTGAGAAACTACAGGATGGAAATGATCGCTCTCTAATCTGTGATGAAGCACAttacgtgtgaaacagctgttgccttgtCTTGTCTGCACCATGTAACCTGTTGTGTTTATCAataaaagaagattttatttttgcTACAAGCGGGTGAGTGCCACATTTACTCTTTCAAGCTGCTTAAGTTTTCTAATCATCACATAACTCTTTTCTACCTCAACAGTAATAGAGACCCTCAACCAGCTGGCGGAGAAGACAGACCACCTCTCTAGGAGGGCATATGGGGCAATGCGCACCTTAAGGGATGTGCAGCCGGGGCTGAGAAATCTCAAGGGCCAGATTGACAAGTTGCGCCAAAGGCGTTGATGTTTTCTTTTcctgtttatttctgtttttcgttatttgttttcctaattttataattaaaatttgTTATTATTTAGATCTCTATGCAGTGTTTGTATTGGTTTCTTCCATTGGTTTTTGAATACACTATGAAAGGCAGGCgcttcagctcagccttccaagaacaaggtagcaggcaggcacttcagctcagccttccaagaacaaggtagcaggcaggcacttcagctcagccttccaagaacaaggtagcaggcaggcacttcagctcagccttccaagaACAAGGTAGCAGGCAGGCACTTCCGCTCAGCCTTTCAAAAATGAAGTTGAGGACCATCAAGCAAGCCGTGGAAAAATGAGGTTGAAGCCCATTAGGTGAGCACTGGAAAAATTAGGTAtgtcttaaaagaaaaaaaatccaagtgCACTCACCAAATGATGCAGCAAGTGTCCGCTTTATTTAGATCTTGTGCTTAGTTCAGCATAATGCGGGCGGGTGCAGGACGTCAACACCTTCCACAgatgatgacagctgtttcacacctaCTGATCGGCGCTTCCTCAGATCCCGCCCCCTTCAGTCACGTCACCTCATATAGTAATGAACCGTGACGTGTCTGGAAGATGGGCGTTACAATGtcaatatataacaatatatatatttgcaaaacACATCTAAGACAGGTACCTACAGGAACATAGATCGGTACGGTCGTTAAGACCCATTTTACCTTGTGCATTGGCTGCAAGTATCCAACGTGCTTCGTATTATCCAAAAACACAGCGGAGAAATTACTTTCTTCACACCCAAAAAATGCAGTTTGGTATCACGTGCCTAAATTGCACAGAGGGTTAAATCCATCCCCAGGACAACCTATAGTCGCCGCTATAGGTTCCATTATAGAAACTTTATCTATATACCTTGAATGGCTACTGAAGCCGCTTGTAAAGGGTGTCCCATCCCTGGTCACAGATACCAAGGAGTTTCTACTGAGACTGGGTAATGTACAATGGCCAGAGGGGGGTCTGCTAGGCACAATAGATGGCGAGGGGTTGTATGCCCGCATAACCCATGAAAAAGGAGTTGCAGTGATACGccagccagtggcggattataatgtgggtggattgaccagggggggggggcaggttgggtggacagcccggggcccagggtacattaaaTCCGCCACTGACGCCAGCTGTTAGAAAAAACTGAAAAAGTAAAGGGTTTCTGATTTTATTTGTGAAGCTTTGCGGTTCATCTTACTAAATAATTGCTTTCAGTTCGATGACGAGTGGTATGTGCAGGGCGAAGGTGCAGCCATGGGCACGGCCGTCGCTTGCACCATCACCAATCTATATCCTGCTGCACTCGAAAGAGAGATGGTGTTTTCCACCAATAATCCATATCTGAAATCTATCCAGTTACAGTAGATTGGTGGAGGAGGTGTTTGTCATATGGTTGGGCACGGCTGAGGCGTTTGCACTATTCATAGACCACCTTAATAGTAAGAATATGAACATGACAGCAATATCATAGAGTTTCTAGATGTTCATATAACTATGAGCAATAACCAAATAAATCCTGTCAGCTATGGCAAACCCACAGCTTCTAATACTTCACCTCTCCAGCTACCATCCCCCACATACGGACAATACCTCCGCTCACGGAGAATAAACAGCTCTGATGAGACATATCTACAACAGGCGAACAAACTCACCCAACGCCTCCTTAGAAGGGGGTACCCGCTCGCCATACTACAGAAAGCTAATGCAAAAGCTTACCAAAAACACAAAAGGATTTGTTATTCCAAAAAAGCCGCcacaaaaaacaatataaaaatacgGATGACAAAacacgttttgttttttctttcaaatatggCAGATACTATACGAAAAGCCTTAACAGAGAACTGGTCCATTATCCATCACAATCCTATATTTGCCAAGTCATATACTAACAAACCGATGATCACCTTGAGACGTCCTAAAAACATAAAAGACATGATAGTCCGTAGCAAGTACTCTAATCGGGATAAAAAGAAAGATAATTGGTTAAGTAACACCCTACATGGAAAAATGG
The nucleotide sequence above comes from Dendropsophus ebraccatus isolate aDenEbr1 chromosome 8, aDenEbr1.pat, whole genome shotgun sequence. Encoded proteins:
- the FAM153A gene encoding protein FAM153A, with the translated sequence MAPTREMSIETMERIIKLVQDGKPTRSVAKDVGCSQSAVCKIWCKYKKNGKVIKGKHTGRPRKTSKLQDKKLKAICLGNRKCTAREMKNQWAESGVNVCDRTVRNRLNEMGFKYQKDQAQQKLTCIKKEKAASDEDYTDSNMCTPTDQTQDLTTHIKEELISYDGDLSDTNEHRPTAHIQDPTTHIRQQAPSDGDLSDTNEHRPTAHIQDATTHIRQQAPSDGDLSDTNEHRPTAHIQDATTHIRQQAPSDGDLSDTNEHRPTGHIQDPTTHIRQQAPSDGDLSDTNEHRPTGHIQDLTTHIRQQAPSDGDLSDTNEHRPTGHIQDLTTHIRQQALSDGDLSDTNEHRPTGHIRDLTTHIRQQAPSDGDLSDTNEHRPRGHIRDLTTHIRQQALSDGDLSDTNEHRPGGHIRDLTTHIRQQAPSDGDLSDTNEHRPTGHIQDLTTHIRQQARSDGDLSDTNEHRPGGHIRDLTTHIRQQALSDGDLSDTNEHRPRGHIQDPTTHIKEQADGDIMDTNGYTPINHTQDTTTHIEEQALRDEDHSYTSTHSPAALSQYLTRHIKKQVVS